ACCGAGGCCATGCCTCTTCAGGGACGCCACCCCTATGACGTCAGCAAATCCTGTGCCGACTTAATTGCGCAGTCCTACGCGCACACGTTCGGGCTGCCCGTGGCAATTACGCGTTGTGGCAACTTCTATGGCGGCGGTGATCTCAATTGGAACCGCGTCGTGCCCGGCACGATTCGCTCCGTCCTTCGTGGCGAGCGGCCGATCATTCGTTCGGACGGCAAGTTCATTCGCGATTATTTCTACGTGGAAGACGGCGCCGAGGCCTACATGCTTCTGGCGGAGCGCCTGTACAAAGACCGCAAATTCAGCGGTGCCGCCTACAATTTCTCCAACGAAACGCAGATCAGTGTCCTCGATCTCGTGAACGCGATCCTCGCGAAGATGAACTCGCAGCTCAAGCCCGAAATCCTCAACCAGGCCTCGAACGAGATTCGCCATCAATACCTGAGCGCCGAGCGCGCCCGCAAAGAGCTGAACTGGAAGCCGATCTTTACCCTCGATCAGGGACTTGAAAAGACCATCGCGTGGTACCGGGAGGCGTTGAAGTAGTGTCGCGAGCAGATGAGTTGCGCAACCGGATCCGCGTCATGGTGGCCGAGTACTATCGCGAGGCATTCCCCGCGCGCGAGTTCGTTCCCGGCACGACCTTTGTTCCCGTTTCCGGCCGTGTCTTCGACGAAGAAGAATTGGAGACGCTCGTCGAGTCCTCGCTGGACTTCTGGCTCACCACCGGGCGTTTTGCCGAGCAGTTTGAGCGCGAGTTCGCCCGCTTCGTCGGCGTCCGCGAAGCCATCCTCGTCAACTCCGGCTCGTCGGCAAACCTGCTGGCCATCTCGGCCCTGACTTCCGAGCGCCTCGGCGACCGCCAACTTAAGCCCGGCGACGAAGTCATCACCCTGGCCGCAGGATTCCCGACAACGGTCAATCCCATCGTTCAGAACGGCCTGGTGCCGGTATTCGTCGACGTCGAGATTCCGACCTTCAACGTCGACGTGACGCAACTCGATGCTGCACTTACGGATCGCACGCGGGCCGTCATCTTTGCGCACACGCTGGGCAATCCCTTCGATCTTGACTCCGTCGTCGCCGTCACCAAAAAGCACAACTTATGGCTGATTGAAGATTGCTGCGACGCCCTCGGCTCGACTTATCGCGGACAAAAGGTCGGCACCTTCGGCGACCTCGCCACCACCAGCTTCTATCCCGCCCACCACATCACCATGGGCGAGGGCGGATGCGTACTCACGCAGAAGCCGCTGCTGCGCACGCTCGTCGAATCCTTCCGCGATTGGGGCCGTGACTGCTGGTGCGCGCCCGGCAAAGAGAACACATGCGGTAAACGTTTCAACTGGCAACTCGGCCAGCTACCGCACGGGTATGACCACAAGTACATCTATTCGCACATCGGCTACAACCTGAAAGCCACCGACATGCAAGCCGCCGTCGGCGTCGCCCAGTTGAAAAAACTACCGAGCTTCATTGAAGCCCGCAGAAAGAACTTCGCGGCGCTGCATGAGGGCCTCGCCGACCTGCAAGAACACTTCATCCTGCCCGAACCGACTCCGCATTCTGATCCGAGCTGGTTCGGCTTCCCAATGATGGTCCGTGACGGCGCTCCGTTCTCGCGCAAGAATTTAGTCGAATACCTCGACTCCAAGAAAATTCAGTCCCGCCAACTTTTCGGCGGCAACCTCGTCCGCCAACCGGCATACAAGAATGTCCCATTCCGCGTCGCCGGCGATCTGAAGAACAGCGACTGCGTAATGAACCAGGCCTTCTGGATCGGCGTCTATCCCGGCCTCACTCCAGAAATGATCAAGTACATGGTCCGCGTACTCCGGGAGGCGCCCGTCGAATGCGTGGCGTTGCGCACCCTATGACGCATCCTCTCGCGGCCGACCTCGATCATGTTCTCGCCACAACGTCGGGTATTTGGGAACCGTTGCGAGGACAGCGCCTGTTGATCACCGGTGGAACGGGTTTCGTCGGAACGTGGCTCACGGAAAGTCTCGTTTGGGCCGATACCAAACTGAACCTCGGACTTGAGGCGGTTCTGCTAACGCGCAATCCCGAAGCGTTCCGCGCGAAAGCTCCCGCCGTCGCGAATTACAAGTCGGTCAGCCTGCTTCGAGGTACCGCGCAGAATTTTGATTTTCCTGAAGGCGAGTTCGGATTCGTTATTCACGCCGCCACGGAAGCATCGGTCAAGGCTGGCCCTGAATTTCCGGCTGCGACCTTCGACGCCGACCTCACCGCAACCCGCCGAGTCCTCGAATTCGCGCGGCAAGCCGGCACCCGACGTCTGTTATTCACCAGCTCCGGGGCAATCTACGGAAGACCGCCGAACGATCTGCCACGAATCCCCGAGGACTACCCGGGTGCTCCCGCGACGACCGACGAGAAGAGCGCCTATGGCCAGGCCAAGCGCGCCTCCGAGTTCCTTTGCACGATGTACGCACGCCAGTTCGGCATGAAGACACTGATCGCTCGCCTGTTCGCGTTCGTCGGCCCGCACTTGCCCTTGGAGGGGTACGCCGTAGGTAACTTCATGCGTGACGCCCTGAACGGCCGCACGATACGTATCGAAAGCGACGGCAGCACTGTTCGTTCCTATCTATACGCGGCTGACATGGCCGCATGGCTGTGGACGATCCTGCTGAAAGGGGAAGCCGCGCGACCATACAACGTCGGCAGTCCGCACGCGGTCACCGTTCGCGAGTTGGCGAAGCTTACAGCAGATACTGCGGATCATAGGGTGGAAGTGGAAGTGCTTAACCGGCCCGGTGTCCCAACAACGCGATACGTACCCGACACCTCGCGCGCAGAGC
The nucleotide sequence above comes from Terriglobia bacterium. Encoded proteins:
- the rfbH gene encoding lipopolysaccharide biosynthesis protein RfbH — encoded protein: MSRADELRNRIRVMVAEYYREAFPAREFVPGTTFVPVSGRVFDEEELETLVESSLDFWLTTGRFAEQFEREFARFVGVREAILVNSGSSANLLAISALTSERLGDRQLKPGDEVITLAAGFPTTVNPIVQNGLVPVFVDVEIPTFNVDVTQLDAALTDRTRAVIFAHTLGNPFDLDSVVAVTKKHNLWLIEDCCDALGSTYRGQKVGTFGDLATTSFYPAHHITMGEGGCVLTQKPLLRTLVESFRDWGRDCWCAPGKENTCGKRFNWQLGQLPHGYDHKYIYSHIGYNLKATDMQAAVGVAQLKKLPSFIEARRKNFAALHEGLADLQEHFILPEPTPHSDPSWFGFPMMVRDGAPFSRKNLVEYLDSKKIQSRQLFGGNLVRQPAYKNVPFRVAGDLKNSDCVMNQAFWIGVYPGLTPEMIKYMVRVLREAPVECVALRTL
- a CDS encoding GDP-mannose 4,6-dehydratase; the protein is MESLAGMKNGFWRDRAVFITGATGLVGGWLTKHLLDQGANVTTLVRDWVPASEFVHAGLADRVNVVRGGLASPYLLERVIGEYEIEIVFHLAAQTIVGIANRNPLSTFESNVRGTWNLLEACRRSPLVKSIVLASSDKAYGDQEVLPYTEAMPLQGRHPYDVSKSCADLIAQSYAHTFGLPVAITRCGNFYGGGDLNWNRVVPGTIRSVLRGERPIIRSDGKFIRDYFYVEDGAEAYMLLAERLYKDRKFSGAAYNFSNETQISVLDLVNAILAKMNSQLKPEILNQASNEIRHQYLSAERARKELNWKPIFTLDQGLEKTIAWYREALK
- a CDS encoding NAD(P)-dependent oxidoreductase, whose product is MRGVAHPMTHPLAADLDHVLATTSGIWEPLRGQRLLITGGTGFVGTWLTESLVWADTKLNLGLEAVLLTRNPEAFRAKAPAVANYKSVSLLRGTAQNFDFPEGEFGFVIHAATEASVKAGPEFPAATFDADLTATRRVLEFARQAGTRRLLFTSSGAIYGRPPNDLPRIPEDYPGAPATTDEKSAYGQAKRASEFLCTMYARQFGMKTLIARLFAFVGPHLPLEGYAVGNFMRDALNGRTIRIESDGSTVRSYLYAADMAAWLWTILLKGEAARPYNVGSPHAVTVRELAKLTADTADHRVEVEVLNRPGVPTTRYVPDTSRAERELGLVVHVPLEDGLRRTMKWHRAQAVSVSH